One window of Brevibacterium pigmentatum genomic DNA carries:
- a CDS encoding MaoC family dehydratase, with protein sequence MSDKVIAQRGLWLDEMEVGATYKHAPGRTITEADNTLFTAVSMNTQALHLDAAWSATEPFGERLVNSMFTLATLIGLSVSQLTQGTTVGNLGFSEVSFPAPMFHGDTLYAETTILDKRNSKSRPGQGIVTFEHRGYNQDGKLVAKAVRQAMMFDSSHESAAAKSAADAADQTETGE encoded by the coding sequence ATGAGTGACAAGGTCATTGCACAACGAGGTCTGTGGCTGGACGAGATGGAAGTCGGCGCCACCTATAAGCACGCACCGGGCCGCACCATCACCGAGGCGGACAACACCCTGTTCACGGCCGTGTCCATGAATACCCAGGCCCTGCACCTCGATGCCGCATGGTCGGCCACCGAACCCTTCGGCGAGCGTCTCGTGAACTCGATGTTCACCCTCGCCACCCTCATCGGCCTGTCCGTATCCCAACTCACCCAGGGCACGACGGTCGGAAACCTCGGCTTCTCCGAGGTCAGCTTCCCGGCCCCGATGTTCCACGGTGACACCCTCTACGCGGAGACGACGATCCTCGACAAGCGCAATTCGAAGTCGCGTCCCGGCCAGGGCATCGTCACCTTCGAACACCGCGGCTACAACCAGGACGGCAAGCTCGTCGCGAAGGCCGTGCGCCAGGCGATGATGTTCGACTCCAGCCACGAATCCGCAGCTGCGAAGTCCGCCGCGGATGCCGCCGACCAGACCGAAACCGGAGAGTGA
- a CDS encoding MFS transporter: MSTPDTETPETRRLPKEIYVLVAAAFIVALGYGIIAPVLPQFAASFDFGVTAATIVVSSFAFFRFVFSPSSGRLVDAFGERRIYITGLLIVAASTAAVAFAQNYWQLLIFRGLGGIGSTMFSVSAMALIVRLAPIDARAKASSTYATAFLVGNIAGPVLGGAMAGWGMRIPFVIYAVGLLIAAIVVRVFLGSTASFGSSTKSGRARLEAEKDKEQQEVMSFREAWKDSAYRSALISAFVQGWSAMGIRVAIYPLFAIQALKADTAVAGLALTMFAIGNASAVTVVGRFADTVGRKPFIQWGLFVLGVTTAALAYIDSIWLFFAFSVIAGVGSGLANPAQQATVADVIGRERKGGRVLARYQMALDGGAILGPIIAGAVVDHFDYSWAFRLTGVLGIIAAGLWFFGRETRPRQSASTQ, encoded by the coding sequence GTGAGCACACCCGACACCGAGACTCCGGAAACGCGCCGCCTGCCCAAGGAGATCTACGTCCTCGTGGCAGCGGCCTTCATCGTCGCCCTGGGCTACGGAATCATCGCTCCCGTCCTGCCGCAGTTCGCCGCGAGCTTCGACTTCGGGGTCACGGCCGCAACCATCGTCGTCTCCTCGTTCGCGTTCTTCCGGTTCGTGTTCTCACCCTCGTCTGGCCGCCTCGTCGATGCCTTCGGCGAACGCCGCATCTACATCACCGGCCTCCTCATCGTCGCCGCCTCCACCGCGGCCGTCGCCTTCGCCCAGAACTACTGGCAGCTGCTGATCTTCCGCGGGCTCGGCGGCATCGGCTCGACGATGTTCAGCGTCTCCGCGATGGCGCTCATCGTCCGGCTCGCCCCGATCGACGCCCGTGCGAAAGCCTCTTCGACATATGCGACAGCGTTCCTCGTCGGCAATATCGCCGGACCCGTCCTCGGCGGTGCGATGGCCGGATGGGGGATGCGCATCCCGTTCGTCATCTACGCCGTCGGTCTGCTCATCGCCGCCATCGTCGTCCGCGTCTTCCTCGGCTCCACCGCCTCATTCGGCTCCTCCACGAAGTCCGGGCGTGCCCGCCTGGAGGCGGAGAAGGACAAGGAGCAACAGGAAGTCATGTCCTTCCGGGAAGCCTGGAAGGATTCGGCCTACCGCTCCGCGCTCATCTCCGCTTTCGTCCAAGGCTGGTCGGCGATGGGCATCCGCGTGGCCATCTACCCGCTCTTCGCCATCCAGGCACTCAAGGCCGATACGGCCGTCGCCGGACTGGCTCTGACCATGTTCGCCATCGGCAATGCCTCGGCGGTCACGGTCGTGGGGCGCTTCGCCGACACCGTCGGGCGCAAGCCCTTCATCCAATGGGGTCTGTTCGTCCTCGGCGTGACGACCGCGGCGTTGGCCTACATCGACTCGATCTGGCTGTTCTTCGCTTTCTCCGTCATCGCCGGAGTCGGATCCGGCCTGGCCAATCCCGCGCAGCAGGCCACCGTCGCCGATGTCATCGGCCGCGAACGCAAGGGCGGCCGTGTGCTCGCCCGTTACCAGATGGCCCTCGACGGCGGAGCGATCCTCGGCCCGATCATCGCCGGAGCCGTCGTCGACCACTTCGACTACTCGTGGGCGTTCCGGCTCACCGGTGTCCTCGGGATCATCGCCGCCGGTCTGTGGTTCTTCGGCCGCGAGACCCGACCGAGGCAGTCGGCCTCAACTCAGTGA
- a CDS encoding HpcH/HpaI aldolase/citrate lyase family protein, whose amino-acid sequence MALEFKPAWLFVPGDRPDRYTKAAERSDIVILDLEDAVNEADKAAARESIVDFPLDPSRTVVRVNSHDSGHLGEDLKMLARTDYTAVMLPKAELAADLSILSGFQVIALIETALGAVNVAEIAAAPNVYALMWGSEDLIADLGGGSSRKDDGGYRDVAKHVRSQTLLAARAHRKFALDSIWADIPNLEGLAAEAEDAVQSGFSGKVSIHPNHVPVVRDAFRPSDEQLTWAQSVLDLAKTEKGAFSFEGKMIDAPLLKHAELIVARAS is encoded by the coding sequence ATGGCACTCGAGTTCAAACCCGCCTGGCTCTTCGTCCCCGGCGACCGCCCCGACCGATACACGAAAGCTGCCGAACGCTCGGATATCGTCATCCTCGACCTCGAGGACGCCGTCAACGAGGCCGACAAAGCCGCCGCGCGGGAGTCCATCGTCGACTTCCCCCTCGACCCCAGCCGCACGGTCGTGCGGGTGAACTCCCACGATTCGGGCCACCTCGGCGAGGACCTCAAGATGCTCGCACGCACCGACTACACGGCCGTGATGCTGCCGAAGGCAGAACTCGCAGCGGATCTGTCGATCCTCTCCGGCTTCCAGGTCATCGCGCTCATCGAAACCGCGCTCGGCGCCGTCAACGTCGCCGAGATCGCCGCCGCCCCGAACGTCTACGCGCTGATGTGGGGATCCGAGGACCTCATCGCCGACCTCGGCGGAGGCTCTTCACGCAAGGATGACGGCGGCTACCGGGACGTGGCCAAGCATGTGCGCAGCCAGACCCTGCTCGCCGCCCGGGCCCACCGCAAGTTCGCCCTCGACTCGATCTGGGCGGACATTCCGAACCTCGAGGGCCTCGCCGCCGAAGCCGAGGACGCCGTGCAGTCGGGCTTCTCCGGTAAGGTCTCCATCCACCCCAACCACGTGCCCGTCGTCCGCGACGCCTTCCGTCCCAGCGACGAACAGCTGACATGGGCGCAGTCCGTTCTCGACCTGGCGAAGACGGAGAAAGGCGCATTCTCCTTCGAAGGCAAGATGATCGACGCCCCGCTGCTCAAGCACGCCGAACTCATCGTCGCCCGCGCGAGCTGA
- a CDS encoding peptide deformylase, with product MHAADALIADQIRAVLTAAEAGDGTVPIVEAGDPVLRTDTRPFDGQVDDAELEKLAEVMRATMLAAPGVGLAAPQVGIALSMFVAEDPGARDPEVAKVRQREPMPLRVVLNAGYERAGADDVAFYEGCLSIPGYQAVVARPRDIALTGIDLQGDPIAEEVSGWSARIVAHETDHLSGILFLDRAEMRSLATNESVAKFWHQPSTQKAAAELGFSLPSGMVM from the coding sequence GTGCACGCAGCCGATGCGCTGATCGCCGACCAGATCCGGGCCGTCCTCACCGCCGCCGAGGCGGGAGATGGGACCGTTCCCATCGTCGAGGCCGGTGACCCCGTCCTGCGCACCGACACCCGCCCCTTCGACGGGCAGGTCGACGATGCCGAGCTTGAGAAGCTCGCCGAGGTGATGCGAGCAACCATGCTCGCAGCCCCCGGAGTGGGCCTCGCCGCCCCGCAAGTGGGCATTGCCTTGTCGATGTTCGTCGCCGAGGATCCCGGCGCCCGCGATCCCGAAGTCGCGAAGGTCCGGCAACGGGAGCCGATGCCGCTGCGAGTCGTCCTCAACGCGGGATACGAACGCGCCGGCGCAGACGACGTCGCCTTCTATGAAGGATGCCTGTCGATCCCCGGCTACCAGGCCGTCGTCGCCCGTCCCCGCGACATCGCGCTGACGGGCATCGACCTGCAGGGCGACCCCATCGCCGAGGAGGTCTCCGGCTGGTCGGCGCGCATCGTCGCCCACGAGACCGACCACCTGTCCGGGATCCTCTTCCTCGACAGAGCCGAGATGCGATCCCTGGCGACGAACGAATCCGTGGCGAAGTTCTGGCACCAGCCCTCGACGCAGAAGGCCGCCGCCGAACTCGGCTTCTCCTTGCCTTCGGGCATGGTGATGTGA
- a CDS encoding nitroreductase family protein, with protein sequence MGELMGSHKKDKCKKSKHKARKRSQDAGGDACEVTKDRVRAHFLDGNTGPWAKDLAAQDAQTARSAQSEHSADHAEDAAASAKGSTATITPTRRGPDYSVPSSIDIVADPVLHALSTRRSISKVDPETPNDSDLLEIIRSISSVADHKSLRPWRFLIIRGDDRLRLGDALDEAAGVVRKPGETNTKPLRAELLLALVSSPAKHDKVPEWEQHATAAGAGHLLELALWQAGWGVMWRSGTLTNTEPVRRLHRLADHELLMGWFYIGAVPERYRQRLTTSTRPLPTPEQFLDTL encoded by the coding sequence ATGGGTGAGCTGATGGGCAGCCACAAGAAGGACAAGTGCAAGAAGTCCAAACACAAGGCCCGCAAACGGTCCCAGGACGCAGGCGGCGATGCCTGCGAAGTGACCAAAGACCGCGTGCGCGCCCACTTCCTCGACGGCAACACCGGCCCCTGGGCGAAGGACCTCGCCGCGCAGGATGCCCAGACCGCCCGCTCGGCGCAGAGCGAGCACAGCGCTGACCACGCCGAGGATGCCGCCGCCTCGGCGAAGGGCAGCACCGCGACCATCACGCCCACCCGCCGCGGACCCGACTATTCGGTGCCGTCATCGATCGACATCGTCGCCGATCCCGTTCTCCACGCCCTGAGCACACGGCGGTCGATCTCGAAGGTCGACCCGGAGACCCCGAACGACTCTGACCTGCTGGAGATCATCCGGTCGATCTCCTCGGTTGCCGATCACAAGTCCCTGCGCCCCTGGCGCTTCCTCATCATCCGCGGAGACGACCGGCTCCGCCTCGGCGATGCCCTCGACGAAGCCGCCGGAGTCGTCCGCAAGCCGGGAGAGACAAACACGAAGCCGCTGCGAGCCGAACTCCTGCTCGCCCTCGTCTCCTCACCGGCCAAGCATGACAAGGTTCCCGAATGGGAGCAGCATGCCACCGCCGCCGGTGCCGGACACCTTCTCGAGCTCGCTCTGTGGCAGGCAGGCTGGGGAGTGATGTGGCGGTCGGGAACCCTGACGAACACCGAACCGGTGCGTCGCCTCCACCGTCTTGCCGATCACGAGCTGCTCATGGGCTGGTTCTACATCGGAGCCGTTCCCGAACGCTACCGACAGCGGCTGACCACGAGCACCCGCCCCCTGCCGACACCCGAACAGTTCCTCGATACCTTGTGA
- a CDS encoding efflux RND transporter permease subunit — protein MSFLTRLSLKNRALIALISVVAVIFGVIGAGTLKQELFPSLDNPQATVTASYEGATPEAVESEVTDPLEGALTALPEVEDMTSTSSAGSSQITVGTKYGDDSDDVVRALQRAVSQVQPTLPDGVEPNVMMMGTDDIPVLALSVTSDADEDQLAANLEDMVEPELKKVDGVSQVQIAGAKTKQVEISIRRDDLEDEGANLDEVAGILQSNGVPTSAGELKGADGTAPVEVGTRIRSIDAIKDLVISGKDGPIQVSDVADVKLVDEPVESISRTNGQPSLSVSVMKESDANTVDVSHAVADKLPELEKMMGDNTEFVSAFDQAPFIEQSIHDLLNEGGLGLIFAVLVILVFLLSVRATIITAISIPLSLLIAMIGLWMGGETLNMLTLGALTISVGRVVDDSIVVIEAIRRRHAFGGDKFSNILAAVSEVAGAITASTLTTVAVFLPLAFVTGQTGEMFRPFALTATIALLSSLFVALTIVPVLAYWFLRQRESKVKLTRAEKAEIRRSRKSMLSQWRTEKKAAKKADKKRDLVAAGAEAEDTGPRDGADASLPAAASARGEASTRSEPTGVAAGGPRYGESEDGTEAVDELAGMHSPVTRLQKTYMPVIGFSTKHPIVMILIAVLILGGTGAMIPQLKTELFGDTGQDSLQISQTFDPGTDLDEASEQAKKVEDILADASDVDNYQLSLGGTSFGFTDDSSLTGTYIVNTKSGVSAQSISADLQKQFDELDGAGDVEVASQSSTPGAQTIDVTLTATDAQELEDATKKVSDKLEGVSSAQSVTSDIAAVQPVIEVKVDHEKAAEENLTEASIGQYVQRAMHGQQIGEVVIDDVSHSVLLFDRNADTVEKLRELKIPGKPEETAPAGGAGAGAAGGAGGAGGGAGGSGDAGAAGGAGGAGGEGGAGGAGGAGGAGGAGGGGAAGGDPNAGAPVTSEPRFIELDEVAEVKEVKTAPTIRHTDSQRSTTVSVTPEGDDLGAVSTEVQSALDEVDLPDTVSVDTGGATQEQNEAFSQLGLAMLAAILIVFVIMVATFKSLLQPLILLVSIPFAATGSVALSLITDTPLGLTSMIGLLMLIGIVVTNAIVLIDLINHFRVRGVDLRTSVVHGARLRYRPILMTAAATIFALLPMALGLTGGGVFISKPLAIVVIGGLVSSTLLTLILVPVLYLLLEGVKERRAEKKYVKNMARGEVLDAAEARANQRETAGAGAAAAGFGEPRTRTEGEAPTEEAAPTAAPRSTDSGSTASASDESTDADHGGGGREADAERGSGQETDFTLRSQNPRRDDGDGEPKH, from the coding sequence GTGAGTTTCCTGACCCGGCTGAGCTTGAAGAACCGGGCGCTCATCGCGCTCATCTCCGTCGTCGCCGTCATCTTCGGCGTCATCGGAGCCGGAACCCTCAAGCAAGAGCTCTTCCCATCCCTCGACAACCCGCAGGCCACGGTCACCGCCTCCTACGAGGGAGCGACCCCTGAGGCCGTCGAATCCGAAGTCACCGATCCCCTCGAAGGCGCGCTGACCGCACTGCCCGAAGTCGAGGACATGACCTCGACATCCTCGGCGGGCAGTTCGCAGATCACCGTGGGCACGAAGTACGGCGACGACTCCGATGACGTCGTCCGTGCCCTGCAGCGCGCCGTCTCCCAAGTGCAGCCGACCCTGCCCGACGGGGTCGAACCGAACGTCATGATGATGGGCACCGACGATATTCCGGTGCTCGCACTATCAGTGACCTCCGACGCCGATGAAGACCAGCTGGCCGCGAATCTCGAGGACATGGTCGAACCGGAGCTGAAGAAGGTCGACGGCGTCTCCCAGGTGCAGATCGCCGGAGCGAAGACCAAACAGGTCGAGATCAGCATCCGACGTGACGACCTCGAGGACGAAGGAGCCAACCTCGACGAGGTGGCCGGAATCCTCCAGTCCAACGGCGTCCCCACCTCGGCGGGTGAGCTCAAGGGCGCCGACGGTACGGCCCCGGTCGAGGTCGGCACGCGCATCCGCTCGATCGATGCGATCAAGGACCTCGTCATCTCCGGCAAGGACGGACCGATCCAGGTCTCCGACGTCGCCGACGTCAAGCTCGTCGACGAGCCCGTCGAATCGATCTCGCGCACCAACGGACAGCCCTCGCTGTCCGTGTCGGTGATGAAGGAATCCGACGCGAACACCGTCGACGTCTCACACGCGGTGGCCGACAAGCTGCCCGAACTCGAGAAGATGATGGGCGACAACACGGAGTTCGTCTCCGCGTTCGACCAGGCACCGTTCATCGAGCAGTCCATCCATGACCTGCTCAACGAGGGTGGGCTGGGCCTCATCTTCGCGGTCCTCGTCATCCTCGTCTTCCTGCTCTCGGTGCGGGCGACGATCATCACCGCCATCTCCATTCCGCTCTCCCTCCTCATCGCCATGATCGGGCTGTGGATGGGCGGGGAGACCCTCAACATGCTCACCCTCGGAGCGCTGACGATCTCCGTCGGCCGCGTCGTCGACGACTCCATCGTGGTCATCGAGGCGATCAGGCGACGCCATGCCTTCGGTGGCGACAAATTCTCGAACATCCTCGCCGCCGTCTCCGAGGTGGCCGGGGCCATCACCGCGTCGACCCTGACCACGGTGGCCGTGTTCCTGCCCCTGGCGTTCGTGACCGGGCAGACCGGCGAGATGTTCCGGCCCTTCGCCCTGACCGCGACGATCGCCCTGCTCTCCTCCCTGTTCGTGGCGCTGACGATCGTGCCCGTCCTCGCGTACTGGTTCCTCCGTCAGCGTGAATCGAAGGTCAAGCTCACCCGCGCTGAGAAGGCCGAGATCCGTCGCAGTCGCAAGTCGATGCTGTCGCAGTGGCGGACAGAGAAGAAGGCGGCGAAGAAGGCCGACAAGAAGCGCGACCTCGTCGCCGCCGGTGCCGAAGCCGAGGACACCGGTCCGCGTGACGGTGCCGATGCGTCCCTTCCGGCTGCGGCATCTGCGCGAGGCGAAGCCTCCACACGGTCCGAACCGACCGGAGTGGCCGCGGGTGGTCCGCGCTACGGCGAATCCGAAGACGGCACGGAGGCGGTCGACGAACTCGCCGGAATGCATTCTCCGGTGACGCGTCTGCAGAAGACCTATATGCCGGTCATCGGGTTCTCGACGAAGCACCCGATCGTCATGATCCTCATCGCCGTGCTCATCCTCGGCGGCACCGGAGCGATGATTCCCCAGCTGAAGACCGAGCTCTTCGGCGACACCGGGCAGGACTCCCTGCAGATCTCGCAGACCTTCGACCCGGGCACGGACCTCGATGAGGCATCTGAACAGGCGAAGAAGGTCGAGGACATCCTCGCCGATGCCTCCGATGTCGACAACTATCAGCTGTCGCTGGGCGGAACATCGTTCGGCTTCACCGATGACTCGTCGCTGACGGGCACGTATATCGTCAACACGAAGTCCGGAGTCTCGGCGCAGTCGATCTCCGCCGACCTGCAGAAGCAGTTCGACGAGCTCGACGGTGCCGGTGACGTCGAGGTGGCGAGCCAGAGCTCGACCCCGGGTGCGCAGACGATCGACGTCACGCTCACGGCCACCGACGCACAAGAGCTCGAGGACGCGACGAAGAAGGTCAGCGACAAGCTCGAAGGCGTGTCCTCGGCACAGTCGGTGACCAGCGATATCGCTGCGGTCCAGCCCGTGATCGAGGTCAAGGTCGATCATGAGAAGGCCGCTGAGGAGAACCTCACCGAGGCGTCCATCGGCCAGTATGTGCAGCGAGCCATGCATGGTCAGCAGATCGGTGAGGTCGTCATCGACGATGTCTCGCATTCGGTGCTGCTCTTCGATCGCAATGCCGACACCGTGGAGAAGCTGCGCGAACTCAAGATTCCTGGCAAGCCGGAGGAGACGGCCCCTGCCGGTGGAGCCGGAGCGGGTGCTGCAGGCGGTGCCGGAGGAGCTGGCGGAGGTGCCGGTGGTTCGGGTGACGCCGGTGCGGCCGGAGGAGCCGGTGGCGCTGGCGGAGAAGGCGGTGCTGGTGGTGCCGGTGGAGCCGGCGGCGCTGGTGGCGCTGGTGGCGGTGGCGCAGCCGGCGGAGATCCGAATGCGGGCGCTCCCGTGACCTCGGAGCCGCGCTTCATCGAACTCGATGAGGTCGCCGAGGTCAAGGAAGTCAAGACCGCTCCGACGATCCGCCACACGGATTCGCAGCGCTCGACCACCGTGTCCGTGACCCCGGAGGGCGATGACCTCGGTGCTGTCTCGACCGAGGTGCAGTCGGCCCTCGACGAGGTGGATTTGCCCGATACGGTGTCCGTCGACACCGGCGGTGCCACCCAGGAGCAGAACGAAGCGTTCTCGCAGCTGGGACTGGCGATGCTCGCGGCGATCCTCATCGTGTTCGTCATCATGGTCGCCACGTTCAAGTCGCTGCTGCAGCCGCTGATCCTGCTGGTCTCGATCCCGTTCGCGGCCACCGGTTCGGTAGCGCTCTCGCTCATCACCGACACCCCGCTGGGGCTGACGTCGATGATCGGTCTGCTCATGCTCATCGGCATCGTGGTCACGAACGCGATCGTGCTCATCGACCTCATCAACCACTTCCGCGTTCGCGGGGTCGACCTGCGCACATCCGTCGTCCACGGCGCCCGGCTGCGTTATCGTCCGATTCTCATGACCGCGGCCGCCACGATCTTCGCGCTGCTGCCGATGGCCCTCGGGCTCACCGGCGGGGGAGTGTTCATCTCGAAGCCGTTGGCGATCGTCGTCATCGGCGGCCTGGTCAGCTCGACGCTGCTCACGCTCATCCTCGTGCCGGTGCTCTACCTGCTGCTCGAAGGAGTGAAGGAACGCCGGGCCGAGAAGAAGTACGTGAAGAACATGGCCCGCGGAGAGGTCCTCGACGCCGCCGAAGCCCGGGCGAACCAGCGGGAGACCGCCGGTGCGGGAGCCGCAGCCGCCGGTTTCGGTGAACCTCGGAC
- the msrA gene encoding peptide-methionine (S)-S-oxide reductase MsrA: MSDLRTLTLGAGCFWCLDAVYQRTTGVREVISGYTGGHTDNPGYREVCSGMTGHAEALQVTFDADIVPEEVILGLFFTGHDPTSLNRQGYDVGTQYRSAMFYRDETEKQHFAEAIESAQSLFDDPIVTTLEPLGTFYPAEDVHQDFYTQNPGNGYCRVIIDPKLSKARTAFAEWVS; the protein is encoded by the coding sequence ATGAGCGATCTTCGTACCCTCACCCTCGGCGCCGGCTGCTTCTGGTGCCTCGACGCCGTCTACCAGCGGACCACCGGCGTGAGAGAAGTGATCTCCGGCTACACCGGCGGCCACACCGACAACCCCGGCTACCGCGAGGTCTGCTCCGGCATGACCGGCCACGCCGAAGCCCTGCAGGTGACCTTCGACGCCGACATCGTCCCCGAAGAGGTCATCCTCGGCCTGTTCTTCACCGGCCACGACCCCACGAGCCTCAATCGTCAGGGCTACGACGTCGGCACCCAGTACCGGTCGGCCATGTTCTACCGCGATGAAACCGAGAAGCAGCATTTCGCCGAAGCCATCGAATCCGCGCAGTCCCTCTTCGACGATCCGATCGTGACCACCCTCGAACCCCTCGGCACGTTCTATCCCGCCGAGGATGTCCACCAGGACTTCTACACCCAGAACCCGGGCAACGGCTACTGCCGCGTCATCATCGACCCGAAACTCAGCAAGGCCCGCACCGCCTTCGCCGAATGGGTGAGCTGA